One window from the genome of Scatophagus argus isolate fScaArg1 chromosome 13, fScaArg1.pri, whole genome shotgun sequence encodes:
- the LOC124069480 gene encoding uncharacterized protein LOC124069480 codes for MSEKKIKVVLESEDDCVIFVSNEDADKLPSEESDFVLALDNEETFDGSEIQFGPISGYDGDDLDSTLPWNPDDLSAMQHSSLNNRPDVLNRILQSPEQTEKEVQHVKLRQVNIFQDVLNVFMEPKVLEADLKMELNNEKAVDSDGVSREVYSAFWEHFLEQCEGEDERVPRLRPDYSEKEWQAVGRVWLKGYLDHNIIPIKLSPAFILACCQGVRSVDEELLIRSFARFLSVSERAAVEKALQGNMDETHEEDLLDLFSRMGSHSLPSEDNLRSAILTMAHKVLLQEPKFIIDCFHSCMHNVEPMPITKDSIIELYETKRATNKKVAKIIKPSSENLNQQEQTALNHLLRYVRSIDQRKLEIFLRFCTGSTVLCKDTIEVTFNKLCGLSRRPVAHTCGAVLELPCTYNSYPEFRAEFDNILSNDCFTMNIV; via the exons atgagtgaaaaaaaaataaaagtcgtGCTTGAATCTGAAGACGACTGTGTCATTTTTGTATCAAATGAAGATGCAGACAAGTTGCCAAGTGAGGAGTCAGATTTTGTTCTTGCCCTCGACAACGAGGAAACCTTTGATGGCTCTGAAATACAATTTGGACCCATTTCTGGTTATGATGGTGATGATCTAGACTCCACTCTACCCTGGAATCCTGATGACCTCAGCGCTATGCAG CATTCATCACTGAACAACAGACCTGACGTTTTAAACAGGATTCTTCAATCACCGGagcaaactgaaaaagaagtCCAACATGTGAAATTAAGACAAGTAAACATATTTCAAGATGTGCTTAATGTTTTCATGGAACCAAAAGTATTGGAGGCTGATTTAAAAATGGAGTTAAACAATGAGAAAGCAGTGGACAGTGATGGTGTATCAAGAGAGGTGTATTCTGCTTTCTGGGAACACTTTTTGGAACAGTGTGAGGGGGAAGATGAACGAGTGCCCAGATTGCGACCTGACTATTCTGAGAAGGAATGGCAAGCTGTTGGAAGGGTTTGGTTGAAAGGATATTTGGACCATAACATCATCCCAATCAAACTGTCACCAGCATTTATTCTTGCTTGTTGTCAAGGAGTCCGTTCAGTGGATGAAGAACTCTTGATAAGGTCATTTGCTAGATTTCTTTCAGTATCTGAGCGAGCAGCAGTTGAAAAAGCACTGCAAGGCAACATGGATGAAACTCATGAAGAAGACTTACTTGATCTTTTCTCAAGAATGGGCTCACACAGTCTGCCTTCTGAAGACAACCTCCGCTCTGCCATTTTAACAATGGCACACAAAGTTCTTCTTCAAGAGCCCAAGTTCATAATTGACTGTTTCCACTCCTGTATGCACAATGTCGAACCTATGCCCATAACAAAAGACAGCATAATTGAACTTTATGAGACTAAGAGGGCAACTAACAAGAAAGTGGCCAAGATCATAAAGCCATCAAGTGAGAACTTGAATCAACAGGAGCAGACAGCCCTTAACCACCTGCTACGGTATGTAAGAAGCATTGACCAAAGAAAACTGGAGATCTTCTTACGCTTCTGCACAGGATCCACAGTACTGTGCAAAGACACGATTGAAGTAACTTTTAACAAGTTGTGTGGTTTAAGTCGCAGACCAGTGGCACACACATGTGGGGCAGTTCTTGAATTACCATGCACCTACAATTCATACCCAGAGTTTCGTGCAGAGTTTGACAACATCCTGTCTAACGATTGCTTTACAATGAATATTGTGTAA
- the LOC124069481 gene encoding uncharacterized protein LOC124069481, protein MANLIGLYFDLGLTYKDIQRLLASRHRYIISERHLKRILKSSHLSQRQEYTSLDQVITFIHEQLQISGQLHGYRWMYTKCKENGLHVRKEDIRLILKELDPRGVELRRSRRLYCQSYFATGPNYIWHLDSYDKLKPFGICINGCIDGFSRKIIWMNAFTTSSDPKVIGGYYVEAGERSGGCPRIVRGDRGTENAKVRDFQRFLRRNLRDGSAIDSCIEGASMTNQRIESWWGFLRKESMEFYISLFVDLKDRGLFDGGYLDKSLIQYCFMGIIQDELDDIICVWDSHVIRPSKNDRVPSGRPRIMYMFPELYTTHDCISPVESAEVQLCRNDCTFRPAVPCDTDIYNLWSHTWFSQVMLIRLWICTCI, encoded by the exons ATGGCGAACTTAATTGGGCTGTATTTCGATCTAGGGCTAACTTATAAGGACATTCAAAGACTGCTTGCGAGTCGCCACCGTTATATAATCTCAgagagacatttaaaaagaattttgAAGTCTTCTCATCTGTCTCAGCGCCAGGAGTACACCAGTTTGGACCAGGTGATTACTTTTATTCATGAACAGTTGCAAATATCTGGCCAACTCCATGGGTACAGGTGGATGTacacaaaatgcaaagagaATGGATTACATGTCAGAAAAGAAGATATCCGTTTGATTCTAAAAGAATTAGATCCTAGGGGTGTGGAGCTCAGACGAAGCAGGCGGCTTTATTGTCAGAGCTATTTTGCAACAGGCCCTAATTATATTTGGCACTTGGATTCTTATGATAAACTGAAGCCTTTCGGAATATGTATCAACGGATGTATTGACGGATTTTCACGGAAAATCATCTGGATGAACGCATTTACTACAAGCAGTGACCCAAAAGTCATTGGAGGCTACTATGTGGAGGCAGGGGAGAGATCGGGTGGGTGCCCAAGGATTGTCAGAGGGGACAGGGGCACAGAGAATGCCAAAGTCAGAGACTTTCAGCGTTTTCTCCGTCGCAACTTACGCGACGGTTCTGCCATTGACAGCTGCATTGAAGGGGCGAGTATGACTAATCAGCGGATAGAGAGCTGGTGGGGCTTTCTCAGGAAGGAGTCCATGGAGTTCTACATCTCTCTGTTTGTTGATCTGAAGGACCGTGGTTTGTTCGACGGTGGATATTTGGACAAAAGTCTAATTCAGTACTGCTTCATGGGAATCATCCAG GACGAGTTGGATGACATCATCTGTGTGTGGGATTCGCATGTCATCAGACCATCAAAAAATGACAGAGTACCTAGTGGTCGCCCCAGAATCATGTACATGTTCCCAGAGCTCTACACAACTCATGACTGTATTTCCCCAGTGGAAAGCGCTGAGGTACAGCTGTGTCGGAATGACTGCACATTTCGACCGGCAGTGCCATGTGACACAGACATCTACAATCTCTGGAGTCACACATGGTTCTCCCAGGTGATGCTTATCAGGCTTTGGATTTGTACCTGCATTTAA